The sequence GTGAGAGAGTGGACACAGAGCCAGGCACGGAGGGCACAGTTGTCATGGCCAGTGAGGGAACGATGAGCTTGGAACTCATGTCTAACAAGAAAGCTTTGATTGCATTGGACTCCAGGCCACCTCCTCAGGAGTTTGGACCCTGAGCCTGAGAGAAGACCAGGCTGACGGCAGGCCAAGCAGGAGCAGCTCTGAATGGATCTCTGGTGTCCCTGGGAGGAAGGAGACCACGTTTCAGCCTCCCAGCGTCCTTGGTCCTGCCTTCTGCTCTGTATCAGAGGGCACTGCTGCAGGGCAGGGCCAGTTCTCTTCTAGCTCCCGAGTCATTCCCGAGGGCCATTCCTGCCCACCCCCTCTGGGGCAACAGGCTGTGGGACCTACACCTGCTCCAGGCAGAGCTATTTCCTGCCCAGTCTGGCCAGCTCTGAGGGCAGCACGGAGTCTCCCAAGGCTCCAGATCCAGGCTGGGGCATCCCCAGGGAACACGAGAGACACTGGTTCCCCCATAGATGCCTGGTTACCCACAGGAGAGCAGAGGGCTGACCTGGAGAGGGTGGCCTCAACCTCACAGTGCCCAGGGACAATTCTTAGGCCTCCCAGGACAGATGCTCCCCTTGGGCAATGGTGGTGCCAAGTGAAAGGAAGATAAGAAGTCAGGAGGAGTGGTGGCTGCTCCCATCtggccaaggtcatgccattagTTGGCTACATTTGCAGGCACAGGCTGGCCTGATTAACCAGGTAGGGCTTGGGGATGGTGAGACTCTGGTGGATTTTGTGTGTCTTGGAGAGAAGGCACCTGTGGAAGGCTGGGTATCCAGACAGCCCTTGGGGACATTCTGGCCCCCTTACACAGAAGTGTTCTAAGGACCCCCTGTAGGTTCCCTGTGGCCAGAAGTACCTTCCCTCTGGTGCCCAAGGACCCAGGCTTTCATGGACCTCCAGGTCCTGAATGTCTTAGGGAATGGGATGAGGCTCAGGCCAAGGAGAAGGTTCTCCTGCTCCTACTCCCTCTCCTGCTCTCCATTCCCTGCGGGGTCTCTCTCCCTTAGACCCAGCTCTGAGAGCTGCCCATCCCTGTCCCAAAGCCTCCCCTGGTGTGGCCTAGAAGACTATGCCAAACAAGGGCTGCAAAACAAAGTCCCCATTCTGAGCCGAAACGGGTAGAACAGTAAACAAGTCAAGCAGGCAGGCTCCATGCAGCCAGGGTGGGGGGATATTTTCCCCCTCTTAGCTGATGTGGAATGtcaaagaggctgaaataaaagttggaatGACAAGAGGCCAGCCCTAGTGGGGAGTAATTCACAGAGTTACTACCTGGTGGAGGATTAGGAGCGTTGCCTGCCTGCCAAGTGGGTACGATGTGTTATTGTCGAAAACACCACGTGAAATCCTTGTTTGTGTCAGCTCCAGGAGCATGTTGCTAATTTCGAGGAATTAAACTAATGCTTTACGTGGCTCCACAGAATATCAGAGGGGATTACAGCCTGGCAAGTCCTCGCTGACGGCCTTGCTGACCTTTGCCACACAAGgggactttttttcttgttgcttttccCGTGAAAGGTCCCACACGGAGCTGATACCTGGGCCTGGCACAGCCTGTGGCTCTGAGACCTGGCGTGTGGGGCCCGTCACGCCTGCCCTGACTGTTGGCTGTGGATCGATCTGGGCCCTCTCACAGCCTCTGTTCCCCGTGTGTGTCGGTCTCCTTGAGGGGAGGAGAGGTGTGGATCATCTCGGATAAAGTCCCAGGGGCATTCCCCTCTTAACCTCTGATGCGATCTCTTCCAGTCAGCAAGGCATCCTCACTCCCATAGGAAAGAGATGAAAGGCAGGCCTACTTGTTCAAGCTAGACCTCATTTGTGCTATATGATGCAGGAGAAAAAACTCCATTTCTCAATCCCTTCCACTGGGAGCTTGGAGCCTTGTTCTGCCACTTCCCGTCTCTGTGAACTTGGGCatcacctctctgagtctctgcagtctcatctgtaaaatggttgtAGGAAAACTTTTCCTCTTAGAGTCTTTGGCCCACCCCTTCCTACCCtgctagctgagtgaccttgggaaagttacttagcctctctgtgcctcagtcatCATCTGTGGAGTGGAGATAATGGCTATACCCACCTCTGGCTTGTGATGAGCATAGCAAGCTCACAGATGTCAAAGTTCTTACACAGGGGCCTAGCATGTAGGAGATGCTACGTATGCATTCGTTATTATTTTCAAGTGTTTTGCTCCCACTAGATGGTGAGTACATGTTAGTTCTCCTCCCCACAAACCATGGGGTAGGATAGGGagcccctcctttcctccttctccctgttCAGGCCACTCTCTCTGGCTCTTTCAGGAGTGTGAGACCTATGAGAAGTGCTGCCCCAACGTATGTGGGACCAAGAGCTGCGTGGCGGCCCGCTACATGGACGTGAAAGGGAAGAAGGGCCCAGTGGGCATGCCCAAGGAGGCCACATGTGACCACTTCATGTGTCTGCAGCAGGGCTCTGAGTGTGACATCTGGGATGGCCAGCCCGTGTGTAAGTGCAAAGACCGCTGTGAGAAGGAGCCCAGCTTTACCTGCGCCTCGGACGGCCTCACCTACTATAACCGCTGCTACATGGATGCCGAGGCCTGCTCCAAAGGCATCACACTGGCCGTTGTAACCTGCCGCTATCACTTCACCTGGCCCAACACCAGCCCCCCACCACCTGAGACCACCATGcaccccaccacagcctccccagaGACCCCTGAGCTGGACATGGCGGCCCCTGCGCTGCTCAACAACCCTGTGCACCAGTCGGTCACCATGGGTGAGACAGTGAGCTTCCTCTGTGATGTGGTGGGCCGGCCCCGGCCTGAGATCACCTGGGAGAAGCAGTTGGAGGATCGGGAGAATGTGGTCATGCGGCCCAACCATGTGCGTGGCAACGTGGTGGTCACCAACATTGCCCAGCTGGTCATCTATAACGCCCAGCTGCAGGATGCTGGGATCTACACCTGCACGGCCCGGAACGTGGCTGGGGTCCTGAGGGCTGATTTCCCGCTGTCGGTGGTCAGGGGTCATCAGGCTGCAGCCACCTCAGAGAGCAGCCCCAATGGCACGGCTTTCCCGGCGGCCGAGTGCCTGAAGCCCCCAGACAGTGAGGACTGTGGCGAAGAGCAGACCCGCTGGCACTTCGATGCCCAGGCCAACAACTGCCTGACCTTCACCTTCGGCCACTGCCACCGTAACCTCAACCACTTTGAGACCTATGAGGCCTGCATGCTGGCCTGCATGAGCGGGCCGCTGGCCGCGTGCAGCCTGCCCGCCCTGCAGGGGCCCTGCAAAGCCTACGCGCCTCGCTGGGCTTACAACAGCCAGACGGGCCAGTGCCAGTCCTTTGTCTATGGTGGCTGCGAGGGCAATGGCAACAACTTTGAGAGCCGTGAGGCCTGTGAGGAGTCGTGCCCCTTCCCCAGGGGGAACCAGCGCTGTCGGGCCTGCAAGCCTCGGCAGAAGCTCGTTACCAGCTTCTGTCGCAGCGACTTTGTCATCCTGGGCCGAGTCTCTGAGCTGACCGAGGAGCCTGACTCGGGCCGCGCCCTGGTGACTGTGGATGAGGTCCTAAAGGATGAGAAAATGGGCCTCAAGTTCCTGGGCCAGGAGCCATTGGAGGTCACTCTGCTTCACGTGGACTGGGCATGCCCCTGCCCCAACGTGACCGTGAGCGAGATGCCGCTCATCATCATGGGGGAGGTGGACGGCGGCATGGCCATGCTGCGCCCCGATAGCTTTGTGGGCGCATCGAGTGCCCGCCGGGTCAGGAAGCTTCGTGAGGTCATGCACAAGAAGACCTGTGACGTCCTCAAGGAGTTTCTTGGCTTGCACTGaagccccccacccctccctgccccctccctggcCTTCTTCCACCTATCCACCCCAATGCCTCTCAGCAAACTGGGCGAGGTCAGATTAGACAGGCTTGGGACAGCAGGGAAACATCAACCGACGTGTCACAGAAAAAGCCACAGAAGGTCTCAGATCAGCATCTATTCTTTGGGTTCAATAAGGGGTTCATATCTTTTTTAGCTGAGGGGGACAAGAGGAGAAGTCAGTGGACACATGGAAGTTACTCGTGACCACCAGCTTGCTCAGAtattctcctcctcccctcactGGCCCCACACCCCTGGCTCTCCCAGTCACCCTCCCCTAGCCAGTCTCCCAGCAAGGGTTTAAGAGATGGCCGCTGTGTGCTGGTCACAGGAAGTGTTGAATGGATTGGCTTGCAAAGGGGGTAGGTGGGGAGAGATAGGAGGGCCCAGGGACTCATGGGACACCTTTCCCACAGCCTCCTCGATTGCTGTGAGCAGAGGCCACTCGGAGTTAGGGGCATGGGCAATAGCAAGCTGGCGGCAGAGTCCAGCCCAGCATATGACTTGCCCTGAATGGAAGCTGCTGAAACGGGTGCCTTTGGGTGGTGGTCGGCTTGCCTCTGAGGCCACCACGGCACCAGCAGAATACGTATTTCTTCTCCTTGGCTGCACTGGTTTGTCGATCTAGTTCAGTTCAACTCAGTGGATGTTCTCTGAATGCTTACTGGGTGCCAGGACCACAGAGAGATGTTAGTCACTGCCCAGTTCTTAGAGCCCCAACACAGATACCCTCATCCCAGGGCCCCCAGACACACCCCTCCGCTGGACTCACAACTGTCTGGAGTTTCTGTCTGATGGATGGTGTGCTTTCATATGCCACTGGCTTCCTTGGACATAGATCAGACAAAAGCCCCGGGATCTGTTTGGTAGCAGGAGAAATGAAGGAAGATGAAAAAGCAGGCAGGGAAGGGGGTAGTAAAGGActgagagaggagggaggtggctggagaaggaaaaggaacatTGCTCGATGCTCCCATCTGGTGGCGGCCTCAGGAACCCACGGGAACCTGGAAGGAGGCTCTTTGTGAGACCTGGGCAAAGGATGGGGCAGCTCGTCgatgatttttttgtgtttccAGGCTTCCTGTGTGATCCTGGCCCTCCGGCCGCTAGAGAGAGGATTGGGAAACCCCACTGTCAGCTCTGCATCTGCCCCCACTACCCTCCTCTGCCCTATTCTGTCCCTGCCCCTCCAAGCTGAAGAAGGTCCTTGTGGGGCGTCCTCATTTCTTCCTCAAATATAAGGAGGAAGATACCAATTAAAAGCTCATAGTATCAACTGCCCTTCTTGTGTGATTCGTTTGGGTTatgatgggggagggagggaggtgggtagTGTCATTTGCTTTGGTGACCTTACAAGAGGGAAGTCTGGCCACTGGGAGCATCTTTGGGGGATGGAGAGATGCTGGTAATATGTGGGCCCCTTTTGCAGCTCCAAGGCCCCTTAACTGATGCTCAGCTCAGCTCCGTGAGTTAAGCTGAGGTCAGAGAGGTGAGGTGACTTGCCAAGAACACAAAGGCAGGAAGGGGTGGGTGGCCCAGCCCAGGTGTTCTGATCTGTAACCTGCTCTCACCCCAGCGTGACAGCACAGTTGGTCAGGTGCAGTGTCCAGACCCTTCCACCAATGGTGTCAAGTTCAGAGGCAAGAAGGTGGAGGAGATGGGAACGGAGCAGGCAAGGACAGCTGCCAGCTGTGACTCACTAGGGGGCCTCTAGGTGAGGCCTGGTCCCAGGAAGACTGTGTCAAAGCCCTAGGTAAGGTCAGGGTGTGGGGCTTGGTTCCCAGAATGGGGACAGCAGTGCCTTTGGCCCCAGGAAGGCCCACAGCAGCTCCCGAGGCATGGAGACGTGTTCAGCCATGGCACACCCCACAGCCTGTTTGTCCCCAAGAGACACCACTTCCCTGCACAGTTGCCTGTGTTTTCCCGGGCCCCAACCCAAAAGAAGAATCCAGGCCCAGCCTAGCCTGGCCCAGCCCATCTCATCTGCAATAAGGGCGTGAGGAGGAGGTCGGGAGCAGGAAGAACAGAGGCAGAGGATCCAGGGTTTCTCAAGTTGACATCGGGAGAACACTGAGCACAAAACTTAGCCACCAAAGTGGTGTGAGCAGCAGCCACGGGTCCCCACCCTGCTCAGGTCAGGTAACCAAGGAGGGTGAGGATGGTCTCACCCTGTCCTCAGAGGCCCAGGGACATTCTGTGCACCTGCTTCCAGCTCGAGCTCTAGCACATTACCATGCAAGCTGTGGGGGCAATTGTCCACATGCCAGCACCTGTCACCTCCCTTTTCAACCCCATTTGCACAGATACGGGACCTGAACGTGCGGCTGGGCCGGGACAGCAGGGCCCCCAGTCGCACGTCTGCTTCCCTGATGAAGGTGTGAGGTTCAGGAAAATCCCACTGTGGGGCTCCCTCTCACCAGACCACTGCCCACATACAGCCCCAGACCTGGGATCCCTGTCACACTCCAGCCCCACCTGGCAGAGCGAGAAAACTCAGCCCGTGAAGTCAGACTTGCCTAGGTCTGAATCTGGGCTCTGCTGCTTACCTGCaatctctctgagtctctgtttcctcatctgtaaaacagagggtAGTAAGATCACTCTACAAGAGGCTTGGGAGCTGGGCCCTATTAACCGGGTACAACTGGAAAGCCCAGGAAGGAGGACCTGGCGCCGAGtggctgccccctgccccctcccaccctcgGCAGCTCTCAGCTCAGAACAGACCCCAGAACCGAAAGGCCTCCCCTCACGTTTCTGGGTCTGGGGCTTTGCAGtttcaaatgttttattctaTTGCTCACAGAGTATATCCAAAGTGAACACCCACTATAGACTGATTTGGGGTTCAGAAAATATGGGCACTTAGGGAATGGGTGGTTTCGAACCTATTATAACTTCTGACCTACTACCTGGCATTCATTTTCTATCCTTGAAACCAAGCCGGGGTCCTTTCTTTCTGTTACCCTAGGCCTTATACAAAGCCTGGCATCTAGCAGGAGCTCAGGAAAGGGTGGATGGAGCTCCCAGGGCCTGGTTGCCAGCCAGTCTCGGGAGGTTGCTTTGCTCAGTCAAATCGAGGAGATTTGGCCCCAGCCTAGGTCCTGGGACATAACGAAATTGAGGCCCCTTTATCCAGGCTAGACTCACCTGTCTCCTGTCTGCCCTGGATACTCACTCCTCACCTTCCTGCACCCACTTGGCTCTCTCCTTCCTGTTCTGACCCTCAGTTTGCCTCTTCAGAGGACTATTCCCGAGCGGGCCTGTCTCCAGATCAGCCCCCAGGGCCTCTGGGGCAGGGCAGCTTGGCTTTTTCCACCCTCCGCCTCCCCCAGCACCTCCAGCCTGCTAGGACACTCTGCTCCATTGTCTAGCCAGCCGCTCCGTAGTCTGATGTCACCCCCCGGACAGTGGGGCTGGAGAGCAGGGATGGGGTGAACCCTGACTAGAGTCCACAGCATCGGTGATTGCCTTAGGCCGTGGGGAACTCCCTCCGTCCCCTTGTCCTATTGTAAAACAGCAGCATGCTTGCGCACGtcctatgtgccaggtaccaGCTCTTGTAAGCTCCACTGCAACTGGAGGAGACAGAAGGCTATTTTGTAGGTAGGAAAACTAAGGCTAGACGGGATAAGAAACTTGCCCCAAATCGGatgagtggcagagccaagacttGAATCCTGCCAGTCTGActtcagagtttttgttttgttttgtttttgagatggagtctcactctgtcacccaggctggagtgcagtggcatgatgtcagctcactgcaaccttcgcctcccgggttcaagcgattctcgtgcctcagcctccctgagtagctgggattacaggcgtgtgccaccatgcctggctaatttttgtatttttagtaaagacagagttttgccatgttggtcaggctggtttcgaactcctgacctccggtgatccgcctgcctcggcatctcaaagtgctgggattacaggcatgagccaccgcgcccagcccagagctCTTAATGCTCATGTTATGTTGTTTCTCCTAgtgtgcaacacacacacacaaacacacacacaccctgctctGGGCTGGGCAGTGTGGAGTCCTATCAGGACCCCAAATATCTCTAAAGAGACTGCCTCCCATCAGCACACACATACCACTCAGGGCTGTTTACAACCTCACCCTGTGACAAGTATTTCTATCACACACACAAGCAGTCCTGGCCTAGATTCATCAGCCTTCtgcctactcatccttcaagactcagctcCTTGGGGAAGCCTCTGCTGTCCCCCGGCTGTGTGAGCACTCCTCTCTGAGTCCCTCTCCCTCTGTGTTTGTGCTGATCCAGATCAGAATCATTGCCTAGGGCCTCCAGGAAGCTGTGGGCCCAGCTCTCAGAGCTCATGGGGGTGCTTGCTGGGTGAAACAGAGGGTCCTGGGACCAGGGGCCACTCAGCGCTGCTGCACTGAACAACCACAAGCCTAGAAGGGGCCTCTCTGGGGTCCTCCCTCTTTTTCCCAGCTCCACCTCAtgttgcctcctcctcctcctcttcctcccacctctctgAAGAGTCTGAAGCTTCCCTCCTACTCTGGAGAATTTGTGATTAATGCAGGCGGGATGGGTGGCAGGGTTCCTGGGCCCTATTCTTGGCTGTGGCCTCATTCTGGAATGTGCCCTGAGGTCAGGTGACACTCCTCACTCAGGCTGTGTCAGGAGGAAGGAAGAGTAAACCTCCAGCTGACATCTCCTGAGGGAGAGGGCAGGGTGGGCAGGTGGGCAAGCCCCTCAcccctctcctgcctgcctcccaggctcctgaGGCCCTCGACCCATTTCAGGGTCACGTTGGAGTCCCTGCGGTCCCGTCCCAAATTACCCCGGGACACGGTACTCCACTAGGTCTCCAGCAATACTCTGGCCACCCTCAACCCCACTCGGATGAGGGAAAGCAGAACCCAGCCCAACATAGACTAGCCTCtcctggaggtggggcctcttCCCAGGTGTCTGTCAGGGGCAAAGGGGGCACTTGCGTGCTTTCGGCCCTTTTCAGGCCTTGAGGACACTGCCAGAGACCCGACGGGAGGAGGTGGACCCATCCAGAtaacttgttttctgttttgatgtgAGGGATGCATCCAATTCTGTCCATAGTCTAAGTGAGAGCAGACGACGGTGACTTTATCTCCTTTCTGGGTGGGTAGCCTGGAAGCGAGGAGGGGCCTAGGGTTTTCTCAAGGACCCTGGGCAGGGGAGAAGCACAGTGCCAGGAGTGGGGTGGACATGAGAATGCTAACCCCTGCGCCAGGCACTTTACGTGGACTGCCCGGTTGAATCCTCCCAACCCTCTGAAGGCAccatattattttactatttcacCACTTGGCAGATCACACTCTAAGCTGCAACCTTCAGGAGGGCAAAGACCTATACACCAAACACAAGCCTGACCATGTTCATTAAGTGTttgtcgaatgaatgaatgaatggggcaAGCCCTATAGGCTTTATGGAGGAAAAGAGGCCCTCATAGGTGCTATTTTACAGATGCTGAATCGGAGACTCTAAATGTTTAAAGGACCCAAGGCTATAGGGTCATTAAATGAAAGAGCCAAGATTCAAAGCCAAGTCTGTCCGAATTTGGTACCTGTACCCTTATCACgatattacatatgtattttaacCATCGCAGTTAAAGGCTGAGGACCCCAAATGGCGGTTCCCCTTCTAAACACCCATAACCACCACTTCCAACTGGTCCTTGACCTCTGGGAGTACCAAGGGTTTACAGAAATTTTATAAAGCCATACCCTTCAATACTGTTAGTACTGAATTCatgtaaatgaatttaaattaaataaaaacgtAAAATTCATTTCCTCAGTTACGCTAGTTATGGATCAAGTGCCATGTTTCATGTGGCTGGTAGCTGCCATACTGGACAACACAGACAGAATATTTCCAACATTACAGGAAATTCTATTGCACACCCCTGTTACAAAGGATTGACACAAATTTCTCTTTACTCCCATTGTCTCATGACCCTGATCTCAGCCTCAGTATGCCCTCATCTTTTCTCCTGAAAAGCTtatacatcttttttcttttctctcttttttttttttttttttttttttggagatggagtttcactctcttacccaggctggagtgcaatggtgcaatctcggctcactgcaacctctacctcctggcttcaagtgattctcctgtctcagcctcccaagtagctgggattacaggcgcccaccatcacacccggctaatcttcatatttttagtagagatagggtttcgccattttgaccaggctggtctcgacctcctgacctaagtgatccacctgcctcggcctcccaaagtgctgggattagaggtgtaagccactgtgcttggccaggtTTATATATCTTCATGCAAATAAAGTTCTTGATGGCCTCCCTCAATACCCCAGAGTTCCCAAAAAGGGACACAAATAAGTGCGCACACACACGCAGCACCAGCAGTCATGACACGCAGGTGAAGATGAGTTCTCCAAACTTTTAGCTGAATATGGTAGGGGTGCTGCTGATGGGAAGGAGACAGTGGGAATGAGAGGCTAAGTCCTCCCATGGCACAGCACAGTGCCCATGACAGCTGCCGCCTCCCAGGAATCAGCCTGCCACCAGGCCAGTTATTCAGCAGCTTTTCAGAGACACCTATGCTGCAGCTGTCATCTTGTTTCTTGCATGGAAGTGCTGACTAAAAgtctaataattattttgttagtgGTCATTGCTGCTATAAGTGTGCtgcataaatgtttaaaaagagggCCCAGGGGGCTCTGTTCTGCAGGATGGGGGTGGTTAAAGACGTCAAGAACTAGGCCTACTTTAAGAGATACACGTGAAATTTAGAAAATGACAAGAGGGTAAAACTGATTACTATCTTTGGAAACCCTTGGTGATATAGGATAAAAACAAGTATAACATGCCCAAATACAGGAAAAGTCATGTAACTAATAGAGATATCATTTGTCAGATTACTTATGCTCACATAGAAGGGGATATGATAGTCTGTACAGCTTATGCACATGAACTGCCAAAATGCAATGTGAAGGTTGGCCTGACAGATGACGCTGCAGCCTGTTGTACCAGCCTGTGCTGACCTGCAGGCTTCTCAATAGGTTCG comes from Homo sapiens chromosome 17, GRCh38.p14 Primary Assembly and encodes:
- the WFIKKN2 gene encoding WAP, Kazal, immunoglobulin, Kunitz and NTR domain-containing protein 2 isoform 1 precursor (isoform 1 precursor is encoded by transcript variant 1), with the protein product MWAPRCRRFWSRWEQVAALLLLLLLLGVPPRSLALPPIRYSHAGICPNDMNPNLWVDAQSTCRRECETDQECETYEKCCPNVCGTKSCVAARYMDVKGKKGPVGMPKEATCDHFMCLQQGSECDIWDGQPVCKCKDRCEKEPSFTCASDGLTYYNRCYMDAEACSKGITLAVVTCRYHFTWPNTSPPPPETTMHPTTASPETPELDMAAPALLNNPVHQSVTMGETVSFLCDVVGRPRPEITWEKQLEDRENVVMRPNHVRGNVVVTNIAQLVIYNAQLQDAGIYTCTARNVAGVLRADFPLSVVRGHQAAATSESSPNGTAFPAAECLKPPDSEDCGEEQTRWHFDAQANNCLTFTFGHCHRNLNHFETYEACMLACMSGPLAACSLPALQGPCKAYAPRWAYNSQTGQCQSFVYGGCEGNGNNFESREACEESCPFPRGNQRCRACKPRQKLVTSFCRSDFVILGRVSELTEEPDSGRALVTVDEVLKDEKMGLKFLGQEPLEVTLLHVDWACPCPNVTVSEMPLIIMGEVDGGMAMLRPDSFVGASSARRVRKLREVMHKKTCDVLKEFLGLH
- the WFIKKN2 gene encoding WAP, Kazal, immunoglobulin, Kunitz and NTR domain-containing protein 2 isoform 2 (isoform 2 is encoded by transcript variant 2); amino-acid sequence: MDVKGKKGPVGMPKEATCDHFMCLQQGSECDIWDGQPVCKCKDRCEKEPSFTCASDGLTYYNRCYMDAEACSKGITLAVVTCRYHFTWPNTSPPPPETTMHPTTASPETPELDMAAPALLNNPVHQSVTMGETVSFLCDVVGRPRPEITWEKQLEDRENVVMRPNHVRGNVVVTNIAQLVIYNAQLQDAGIYTCTARNVAGVLRADFPLSVVRGHQAAATSESSPNGTAFPAAECLKPPDSEDCGEEQTRWHFDAQANNCLTFTFGHCHRNLNHFETYEACMLACMSGPLAACSLPALQGPCKAYAPRWAYNSQTGQCQSFVYGGCEGNGNNFESREACEESCPFPRGNQRCRACKPRQKLVTSFCRSDFVILGRVSELTEEPDSGRALVTVDEVLKDEKMGLKFLGQEPLEVTLLHVDWACPCPNVTVSEMPLIIMGEVDGGMAMLRPDSFVGASSARRVRKLREVMHKKTCDVLKEFLGLH